In Mangifera indica cultivar Alphonso chromosome 14, CATAS_Mindica_2.1, whole genome shotgun sequence, the DNA window ATCTGAATCATCTCTTTTCCTAAGCGCATGTCGAAGAAAAGATACCTACAAAATCAAGGAACAATTCAACACTTCCATTAATTCATTTGGGGATGAAAAAGATAGAtgaaattcaaatacaaaattatttaccCTCATGAATGTCCTGTAGTTCAGATGAATTCTTGCCTCAATAATTTCTTGCAACAATTGTTTGAccattttaatatctttttccCTACAGAAATTAGACAACATCATGTTGTAAATGTAAGCATTAGGAGATAATCCAACCTCTTTCATCTGACCATACAACGTAGATGCATCTCCAATCCTCCCACCCTTAAGAAGTCCACAAATGGCAACAGCATATGATACAACATCTAGTGGGTATTTCTCTACAATGGCTCTTCTAAACAATCGAATGGCTCTATGACATTTACCAGCTTTTATAAGTTTATCTATAATAACAGTATGTACATGTGCATCAAGAGCATTCTGAGTCATGACAATCCCTTGGTACACACTGACTGCTTCATCAATTCTTCCATCTCCACATAGTCCACAAAGTAATCCAACAAAGCTGTACCTATCAGGTCTCAAACCTCTACCCaccatatcattatataattccACAGCAAGAGATGGAAGTCCAGCCTCACAAAAGTAACTTAAAAGTGCATTACAAACTACTAGATCTGCTTCTACCACAAGTCCATTTACTAACTTCGGTAAAAGTGAAAATCTCTTAGACAAACATAAAGTAgataataaagaagaaaatgtataACAGTCTGGAACCAATTTCCGTTGTGACAAACTATGAAACAGACTAAGTGCATCATCATATCTCCCATTCTTTGATAAGCAATCTATTAATACATTGTAAAAGACCAAGTCAGGGGCTTGTCCTTCTAACTCCATAGTATTTAAAATACCAAAGGCATTATCCACCATTTTGGATTCCATGAATCCCTTAATCAAAGATGTATATGTTACAACATTAGGAGTACAGCCAGTCTCAACCATTTTTCCCAATAAATAACCTGCAATATCAAGTTTGCTCAAGCGACAAAAGCCATCTATCAATGCACTCCAAACATTGACAGATAAAGAAGTTCCCAATGTAAGGACAAGACCTAATACTTGATATGCCTCCACCATCCTACCCTTCTTgcagaaaaaatttaaaatcatctcaaATGTATGAACATTGGGATAAAACCCCTTTCTCAACATAATCCTAATAACATCCCGCAACGTATCTGAATCATTAGTCTTACATAAATTACACAATGCAATGTTAAAACTCAAGAAATTTGGCACCTTGGTCTCCTTCAAAATCTTGATACCTAGCTCAACATGCCCAACCTTGAAC includes these proteins:
- the LOC123196791 gene encoding putative pentatricopeptide repeat-containing protein At1g16830 translates to MLWRYRSLLHIVQQRKFWNTLSFKSIHHICATTHHVPNNYDRDEYFHNKRKPIILTAPMIYSTLLNCPSDLIALCFFLWCAKQRNYFHDSQSIGHMISVVARLTEQYKTVRGLVIELVNIGCVIKAQTFMLLLRIYWRGGLHERVFEAFEEMRRFGYMPNTFAHNVIMDVLFKVGHVELGIKILKETKVPNFLSFNIALCNLCKTNDSDTLRDVIRIMLRKGFYPNVHTFEMILNFFCKKGRMVEAYQVLGLVLTLGTSLSVNVWSALIDGFCRLSKLDIAGYLLGKMVETGCTPNVVTYTSLIKGFMESKMVDNAFGILNTMELEGQAPDLVFYNVLIDCLSKNGRYDDALSLFHSLSQRKLVPDCYTFSSLLSTLCLSKRFSLLPKLVNGLVVEADLVVCNALLSYFCEAGLPSLAVELYNDMVGRGLRPDRYSFVGLLCGLCGDGRIDEAVSVYQGIVMTQNALDAHVHTVIIDKLIKAGKCHRAIRLFRRAIVEKYPLDVVSYAVAICGLLKGGRIGDASTLYGQMKEVGLSPNAYIYNMMLSNFCREKDIKMVKQLLQEIIEARIHLNYRTFMRVSFLRHALRKRDDSDDILMQKLIEL